A genomic window from Tautonia rosea includes:
- a CDS encoding MFS transporter, which translates to MAAASRSESGRLWRGRTFEALVENPHYRRFYMGHGISLVGTWMQAAAVNWIVYDLTRSAWWLGVVEAANLLPGLAVGLFAGALADRTNPRSTVLTTQLIQLALAITLAALFTTGVIKLWHLIALLALARVGNTFEMPARQVFLYELVGRQHLGNAIALNVGLFNASRVLGPALAGVCLAWFGQNSPFVLNALSFLAAIAAVLSIPKRHSPHVRSGQGPSDVLGGFAYLRKDRRVALLFGLMAFFGIAGMGYNAMLSAYARDSIGTGALGYSVLLACGGLGAVAGALIVARVGGRLRREDLIVGGLALFALALAGAGILPGLLGSRSPSWWPMAVAMLCLLGTGFGAITFSSSIQTMVQLDVPDQLRGRVAGVWMVVFSGSVPLGALVTGRLSQWFGVEPVLVASSLLCGTLALTLGTSRILDRIGRRAIEAEPIEATINPD; encoded by the coding sequence ATGGCCGCCGCCTCCCGCTCGGAATCAGGTCGGCTCTGGCGGGGGAGGACCTTCGAAGCGCTGGTCGAGAATCCCCATTATCGACGCTTTTACATGGGGCACGGGATCAGTCTCGTCGGCACCTGGATGCAGGCGGCGGCGGTCAACTGGATCGTTTACGACCTGACTCGATCGGCCTGGTGGCTCGGGGTGGTTGAGGCGGCGAACCTGTTGCCAGGCCTGGCGGTAGGACTGTTTGCCGGAGCCTTGGCGGATCGGACGAATCCGCGATCCACGGTCCTGACTACCCAGCTCATCCAGCTCGCGCTGGCAATCACCCTGGCCGCTCTGTTCACGACGGGGGTGATCAAGCTCTGGCACCTGATCGCTCTGCTCGCCCTGGCTCGGGTGGGAAACACGTTCGAAATGCCGGCCCGTCAGGTGTTTCTCTACGAGTTGGTCGGACGGCAGCATCTCGGCAATGCGATCGCCTTGAATGTGGGGCTGTTCAACGCGTCTCGGGTCCTAGGGCCTGCGCTTGCGGGGGTCTGTCTGGCCTGGTTTGGCCAGAACTCCCCCTTCGTGCTCAACGCGCTAAGCTTTCTGGCGGCGATCGCGGCGGTCCTGTCGATCCCAAAGCGGCACTCTCCGCATGTTCGGTCGGGGCAAGGACCGTCCGACGTGCTCGGTGGGTTCGCCTATCTGCGGAAGGATCGGCGGGTCGCCCTTCTCTTCGGCCTGATGGCGTTCTTTGGGATTGCGGGGATGGGCTACAACGCGATGCTCTCAGCCTACGCCCGCGACTCAATCGGAACCGGCGCCCTCGGCTACTCAGTTCTGCTGGCTTGTGGCGGCCTGGGAGCGGTGGCCGGAGCGTTGATCGTCGCCCGAGTCGGTGGACGGCTGAGGAGAGAAGATTTGATCGTCGGAGGACTGGCCCTCTTCGCCCTTGCCCTTGCTGGAGCGGGGATTCTACCCGGCCTTCTGGGCTCCAGGAGCCCGTCGTGGTGGCCGATGGCCGTGGCGATGCTTTGTCTGCTCGGCACCGGATTCGGCGCGATTACCTTCAGCTCCTCGATCCAGACAATGGTCCAACTCGACGTCCCGGATCAGCTTCGAGGACGTGTGGCGGGGGTCTGGATGGTGGTCTTCTCGGGATCTGTGCCGCTGGGAGCCTTGGTTACTGGGAGGCTCTCGCAGTGGTTTGGCGTCGAGCCGGTGTTGGTTGCTTCGAGTCTACTCTGTGGCACGCTCGCCCTGACGCTCGGCACCAGCCGGATTCTTGATCGGATCGGACGACGAGCGATCGAAGCCGAACCGATCGAAGCCACGATCAATCCAGACTGA
- a CDS encoding neutral/alkaline non-lysosomal ceramidase N-terminal domain-containing protein: MATVTRWLLGTALLGSTLLSTATASELNAWKAGLAKVTITPERPMWMAGYGSRSSPSEGVLHDIWAKALALEDPHGTRALMVTLDLCGIDREFSISVRESIADRYEIPIDRIVLACSHTHTGPVVGTNLITMYPLDDEQKHRVESYTELLGEMIVELSGEALKNLTETRLSWGQGEAGFAVNRRENDQSKAEELRAEMALKGPVDHDVPVLCIKDSDGTVRGVVFSYACHCTTLSENSYSGDYAGFAMIELERAYPDAVALFVAGCGADQNPLPRRTVELAENYGKQLADAVRRTVKGPLRPVLGSLRSAYEEIDLQFAPIPERSQWEAEAKADQFALANRARMFLERLDRGESLPESYPYPVQVWKLGDLTWFFLGGEVVVDYALRMKRNLGPDTFVSAYCNDVMAYIPSLRVLKEGGYEGAGAMIYYGQPGPWAEDVEERIIHSANELLHETNGN; this comes from the coding sequence ATGGCAACCGTTACTCGGTGGCTTCTCGGAACGGCCCTGCTCGGGTCGACCTTGCTCTCGACCGCGACGGCCTCCGAACTGAACGCCTGGAAGGCTGGTCTGGCCAAGGTCACGATAACCCCCGAACGCCCGATGTGGATGGCGGGTTACGGGTCCCGGAGTAGCCCGTCCGAGGGGGTCTTGCATGACATCTGGGCCAAGGCCCTGGCCCTCGAAGACCCACACGGAACCCGGGCCTTGATGGTGACACTGGACCTCTGCGGGATTGACCGCGAGTTCTCGATCAGCGTTCGGGAGTCGATCGCCGATCGCTACGAGATTCCGATCGACCGCATCGTGCTGGCCTGCTCGCACACCCACACCGGTCCGGTGGTGGGGACAAACCTGATCACCATGTACCCACTCGACGACGAGCAGAAGCATCGGGTCGAATCGTACACCGAACTGCTCGGCGAGATGATTGTGGAGCTCTCAGGAGAAGCACTTAAGAACCTGACCGAGACACGCCTTTCCTGGGGACAGGGAGAGGCCGGATTCGCGGTAAATCGTCGCGAGAATGATCAGAGCAAGGCGGAGGAACTCCGCGCCGAGATGGCACTGAAAGGGCCCGTCGATCATGACGTGCCGGTGCTCTGCATCAAGGACTCCGACGGAACGGTCAGAGGGGTCGTCTTCTCCTATGCCTGTCACTGCACAACGCTCTCAGAGAACTCTTATTCCGGCGACTACGCGGGTTTCGCGATGATCGAGCTGGAGCGTGCGTATCCCGATGCCGTGGCCTTGTTTGTGGCCGGATGTGGAGCCGATCAAAACCCCTTACCGCGCCGAACCGTCGAACTTGCCGAGAATTACGGAAAGCAACTTGCGGACGCGGTGCGTCGGACCGTCAAAGGACCGCTCCGCCCGGTCCTCGGTTCGCTGCGATCAGCCTACGAGGAGATCGACTTGCAATTCGCGCCGATTCCGGAGCGATCGCAATGGGAAGCCGAAGCAAAGGCCGATCAATTCGCCCTGGCCAATCGGGCTCGCATGTTTCTGGAACGGCTCGATCGCGGGGAGTCGCTTCCCGAATCGTATCCCTACCCGGTTCAGGTCTGGAAGCTCGGCGATCTGACCTGGTTCTTCCTGGGAGGAGAGGTGGTGGTTGATTACGCACTCCGGATGAAGCGAAATCTCGGTCCCGACACCTTTGTCTCAGCCTACTGCAATGACGTGATGGCATACATTCCCTCGCTCCGAGTACTGAAGGAAGGGGGCTATGAAGGGGCGGGAGCGATGATCTACTACGGTCAGCCCGGTCCCTGGGCCGAGGATGTCGAGGAACGGATCATTCATTCCGCGAACGAATTGCTCCACGAAACGAATGGAAATTGA
- the lpxA gene encoding acyl-ACP--UDP-N-acetylglucosamine O-acyltransferase encodes MTLAVSGLIHPTAVIGPDAEIAPDVRIGPYVIIEGPTRIGPGCVIEGYACLSGPIEMGRENYVGYKAVLGKGPQSRTYRGEPTRLIIGDGNSFHDYVTIHRGTVEGGGLTAIGNGNILRRGAHLGHDVIMGDSCLLESDVLLAGHVQIGDGCDLASHVVIQQRVRIGRLVRFSGLGGSTKDVPPFVVQEGYNCITALNLQGLQRIGTPPAVIDALGEAFRTLFQEGRNQGEALERVESRLGSIPEVQEVLDFIRGTRIGINHIRNEERRNWCA; translated from the coding sequence ATGACCTTGGCAGTCTCCGGACTGATCCACCCGACGGCCGTGATCGGTCCCGACGCGGAGATCGCTCCCGACGTCCGGATCGGCCCTTATGTCATTATTGAAGGTCCGACTCGGATCGGGCCGGGCTGTGTGATTGAAGGCTACGCTTGCCTCAGCGGCCCGATCGAAATGGGCCGCGAGAATTATGTCGGCTACAAAGCCGTCCTCGGCAAAGGGCCTCAATCTCGGACGTATCGGGGAGAGCCGACTCGCCTGATCATTGGCGATGGCAACTCCTTTCACGATTACGTAACCATCCATCGAGGGACGGTCGAAGGAGGCGGCCTGACGGCGATCGGCAACGGGAACATCCTTCGTCGAGGGGCACATCTTGGTCACGACGTGATCATGGGCGATTCCTGTCTGCTCGAGTCGGATGTTTTGCTCGCCGGTCACGTCCAGATCGGGGATGGCTGTGACTTGGCCAGCCACGTTGTGATTCAGCAACGGGTACGAATCGGGCGGCTTGTTCGCTTCTCCGGACTCGGCGGGAGTACCAAGGACGTGCCTCCGTTCGTGGTGCAGGAAGGCTACAACTGCATCACCGCCCTTAACTTGCAAGGGTTGCAACGGATTGGAACGCCTCCTGCGGTGATCGATGCGTTGGGTGAAGCCTTCCGAACACTGTTTCAGGAAGGTCGCAATCAGGGCGAAGCCCTGGAGCGGGTGGAATCGCGACTCGGATCGATTCCCGAAGTTCAGGAAGTCCTCGACTTTATCCGAGGAACCCGGATCGGCATCAACCATATTCGCAACGAAGAGCGCCGCAACTGGTGTGCCTGA
- a CDS encoding type II secretion system F family protein, whose protein sequence is MTTPDDGNPRPPRNPRRGPQPLPSSDLDDASTFRPTPGPSSVPPKRGSRRPEDDRNPGDASEIPRSRRAAPSGRASWMERIVFGSVRSTDLASFCRQLGGYLDAGVDLLRALGALEKQFRATALGPVIARLQTSIRRGDSVSEAMNREPRTFDRMMRSMMQVAEARGGMPEALKQLSRHYENRVRLFRKARSAMIYPVSVVLIAAGVGWLLTVFVLPQFVEILQDMTRGRGDLPAPTQALVVLSNFMQGVGWWLVPVLAVAALFGMLRVYRTSAGKELMDRFALRLPVLGTLLRTLDTTRFARTLSTLLEAGVDYDTSLRLTSEVLHAAPIRRAVDRARAEVMAGTELSEVLDRSHQFNVDVIQVLSSGEETGKMPEALEHLADDYEEQAERMVSNLGQLVQPILTIGIGGIVFFIVVAFVMAYISVITNLASGL, encoded by the coding sequence ATGACCACCCCCGACGACGGCAATCCGAGGCCACCTCGGAATCCCCGACGAGGTCCTCAGCCCCTTCCTTCGTCGGATCTGGACGATGCAAGCACCTTCCGTCCCACTCCTGGCCCCTCATCCGTCCCGCCAAAGCGAGGAAGTCGAAGGCCCGAGGATGATCGGAACCCGGGGGATGCGTCCGAGATTCCTCGATCGCGCCGGGCCGCCCCCTCGGGTCGCGCATCGTGGATGGAACGGATCGTGTTCGGCTCGGTTCGATCGACGGACCTAGCGAGCTTTTGTCGACAACTGGGCGGATATCTGGATGCGGGTGTCGACCTGCTCCGCGCGCTCGGAGCGTTGGAAAAGCAATTTCGGGCCACAGCGTTGGGACCGGTGATCGCCCGACTGCAGACTTCGATTCGACGGGGAGACTCCGTCTCTGAGGCGATGAATCGGGAGCCTCGGACCTTCGATCGCATGATGCGGAGCATGATGCAGGTTGCCGAGGCTCGGGGAGGTATGCCCGAGGCCTTGAAACAGCTTTCGAGGCACTATGAGAATCGAGTCCGGCTGTTTCGAAAAGCGCGATCGGCCATGATCTATCCGGTGTCGGTCGTCCTGATCGCAGCAGGTGTTGGCTGGCTCTTGACCGTCTTTGTGTTGCCGCAATTTGTTGAGATTTTACAGGACATGACGCGAGGGCGGGGCGATCTTCCAGCTCCGACACAAGCCCTGGTCGTCCTGAGCAACTTCATGCAGGGAGTGGGTTGGTGGCTGGTCCCGGTTCTCGCCGTGGCTGCACTGTTCGGGATGCTTCGTGTCTACCGAACCTCGGCCGGTAAGGAGTTGATGGACCGATTTGCGCTTCGATTGCCGGTGCTCGGCACCTTGTTGCGGACGCTCGACACCACGCGATTCGCCCGAACCCTCTCGACGTTACTGGAAGCGGGCGTGGATTATGACACCTCGCTCCGCCTGACGAGCGAGGTCTTGCATGCGGCCCCGATCCGTCGGGCCGTCGATCGGGCTCGCGCCGAGGTGATGGCAGGGACCGAGCTCAGCGAGGTGCTCGACCGGAGCCACCAGTTCAATGTCGATGTGATTCAGGTGCTTTCCTCCGGAGAAGAAACCGGGAAAATGCCTGAAGCACTTGAGCACCTCGCCGACGACTACGAGGAACAGGCTGAGCGGATGGTCTCGAATCTTGGTCAGCTGGTGCAGCCGATCCTGACCATCGGAATTGGCGGGATCGTCTTCTTCATCGTGGTTGCGTTTGTGATGGCCTACATCTCGGTCATTACCAACCTCGCGTCGGGCCTGTAA
- a CDS encoding dicarboxylate/amino acid:cation symporter: protein MTEPKPISPVVREAARFRTLPLYLWVVLAVLLAIPTGLFLGVDASWYEQIPGPFRLLLRAVATGLDLAPQLIIRALGAMAAPLVVLAILTAIVTNDIRGLQGARMMGYYMFNTTVAMVVGLAIAMIVRPGEGAMLDGSQAIEPGDARLIDALIDRPAPREPAPQKTVAQILLELVPRSIGEAFATNNLAQLVLVTIAVGIALAKIRDQQRRSGLQNHQAIVDLVTVGFEVLMTILLWVVALVPVAVFGVVAISIAREGFGLFIRLGWFVGVVLAGLAVQLIWYLMELGLLARFGPLRLLRGSADVIAMTFSTASTAATIPITLRSLIDRLGISRASSQLAACVGTNFNNDGTALYQAVAALFFAQAAGVELAPADLIVVMMTTLLASIGAGGIPSGSFVTMPLILAAIRVPVEALPILLTIDWFLDRCRTTVNVLGDMTVAILIDRHEPADTSSNPNDLEAPDLLDPLPHDSVT from the coding sequence ATGACAGAGCCGAAGCCCATTTCTCCCGTCGTCCGAGAGGCGGCACGATTCCGGACGTTGCCCCTTTACCTCTGGGTGGTCCTGGCGGTCCTGCTGGCAATCCCGACCGGGCTCTTCCTCGGCGTCGATGCGAGCTGGTACGAGCAAATCCCAGGCCCGTTCCGACTGCTGCTTCGAGCTGTCGCCACCGGGCTGGATCTGGCTCCCCAGTTAATCATCCGGGCACTCGGCGCGATGGCTGCGCCTCTGGTTGTCCTGGCGATCCTCACGGCAATTGTCACCAACGACATCCGGGGGCTTCAAGGGGCCCGGATGATGGGCTACTACATGTTCAACACCACCGTGGCCATGGTCGTCGGCCTGGCGATTGCCATGATCGTCCGACCTGGCGAGGGGGCCATGCTCGATGGCAGTCAGGCTATCGAACCCGGAGATGCCAGGCTCATCGACGCCCTGATCGACCGCCCTGCCCCTCGGGAACCTGCCCCTCAGAAGACAGTAGCCCAGATCCTCCTCGAACTGGTCCCCCGGAGTATCGGCGAAGCCTTTGCCACGAACAACCTCGCGCAGCTCGTTCTGGTAACGATCGCCGTGGGGATTGCCCTGGCGAAGATTCGCGATCAGCAGCGTCGCAGCGGCCTGCAGAATCACCAGGCGATCGTCGATCTGGTGACGGTTGGCTTCGAGGTTCTCATGACGATTCTACTTTGGGTCGTCGCGCTCGTGCCGGTGGCGGTCTTCGGGGTCGTGGCGATCAGTATCGCTCGTGAAGGATTTGGCCTCTTCATCAGGCTTGGCTGGTTCGTAGGGGTCGTCCTGGCGGGCCTGGCGGTGCAATTGATTTGGTATCTTATGGAACTCGGCCTGCTGGCTCGTTTCGGACCCCTTCGCCTCCTTCGAGGATCGGCCGATGTGATCGCCATGACCTTCAGCACCGCGAGTACGGCCGCGACGATCCCGATCACGCTCCGATCGCTCATCGATCGCCTTGGCATCTCTCGGGCGTCAAGCCAACTGGCAGCCTGTGTCGGCACGAACTTCAACAACGACGGAACCGCCCTGTATCAGGCTGTGGCCGCGTTGTTCTTCGCTCAGGCGGCCGGAGTGGAACTGGCCCCCGCCGATCTCATCGTGGTGATGATGACGACACTTCTGGCCAGTATCGGCGCGGGTGGCATTCCCTCGGGAAGCTTCGTGACGATGCCCTTGATCCTGGCCGCGATTCGGGTCCCGGTGGAAGCCTTGCCGATCTTACTCACCATCGACTGGTTTCTTGACCGTTGCCGAACCACGGTCAACGTCCTTGGCGATATGACCGTCGCCATTCTGATCGACCGCCACGAGCCGGCCGACACCTCCTCCAACCCGAACGATCTTGAGGCCCCTGACCTGCTCGATCCCTTGCCACACGATTCAGTTACGTGA
- a CDS encoding glycosyltransferase family 4 protein, whose amino-acid sequence MNEPPLRICYLVAYFHPYASGAERQALAQGAELARRGHSVRVVTQAVRGSGLPRDDLVQGVTVHRWIDSVPLGPLFGLSFVSGAVRALRTLRNTFDLVHTHQALWEAVASGVARSVIDRPTLVQPASSGYFGEAEELERTRGFPVLRRLILRNSAFAAISLDLETQWRALGVPADRMFRMASGVDPSVFHPGPSLLEAHLPPRPRVMFTGRLHPQKNLDLLLNAWAEVAASRAEGHLIFLGGGPDRDRLSARAEALGLVDRVHFLGPVSDPAAYLRAADVFVLPSVAEGMSNSLLEAMATGLPCIASKIGGNVDLFEVGPSGVLVPLNDPRGWAEAIRSFLDNPDFARTLGQHALQRVESEFALPIVVDRYEELYRKLLTRSRN is encoded by the coding sequence ATGAACGAACCGCCCCTCCGGATCTGTTACCTGGTCGCCTATTTTCATCCGTATGCCAGTGGTGCGGAACGACAGGCGCTGGCTCAGGGGGCCGAGCTTGCGCGACGGGGCCATTCAGTGCGAGTGGTGACCCAAGCAGTCCGCGGCTCGGGGCTTCCCCGGGATGATCTGGTTCAGGGAGTCACCGTTCATCGGTGGATCGATTCGGTGCCGCTTGGCCCGCTCTTTGGCCTGAGCTTCGTCTCGGGAGCGGTTCGAGCGTTACGAACACTTCGCAACACATTTGATTTGGTCCACACGCACCAGGCCCTTTGGGAAGCGGTTGCCAGTGGAGTGGCGCGCTCCGTGATTGACCGGCCCACGCTTGTTCAGCCGGCCAGTTCAGGGTACTTCGGCGAGGCGGAGGAACTGGAACGAACCCGCGGATTTCCGGTTCTCAGGCGGTTGATTCTCAGAAATTCGGCGTTTGCGGCCATTTCCCTCGATCTCGAAACGCAGTGGCGAGCCCTCGGGGTGCCGGCGGATCGAATGTTCCGCATGGCGAGCGGGGTCGATCCCTCAGTGTTTCATCCGGGCCCGAGTCTCCTCGAGGCGCACTTACCACCCAGGCCCCGGGTCATGTTCACGGGAAGGCTTCATCCTCAGAAGAACCTGGATTTGTTGCTGAATGCCTGGGCCGAGGTCGCTGCGAGTCGAGCCGAGGGCCACCTGATCTTCCTCGGTGGCGGCCCGGATCGTGATCGACTCTCAGCCCGAGCCGAGGCACTCGGTCTGGTCGATCGTGTGCACTTTCTCGGCCCGGTGAGTGATCCGGCCGCCTATCTTCGGGCAGCGGATGTGTTCGTGCTTCCCAGCGTTGCCGAGGGGATGAGTAATTCGCTTTTGGAAGCCATGGCGACCGGATTGCCCTGTATCGCCTCGAAAATCGGTGGGAATGTGGACTTGTTTGAGGTGGGCCCTTCCGGCGTGTTGGTGCCTTTGAACGATCCTCGCGGATGGGCTGAAGCCATCCGCTCGTTCCTCGATAACCCCGACTTTGCTCGGACCCTCGGTCAGCATGCACTGCAACGGGTGGAATCGGAATTCGCTCTACCGATCGTCGTGGATCGCTACGAGGAGCTTTATCGAAAATTGCTTACACGATCACGTAACTGA
- a CDS encoding carboxypeptidase-like regulatory domain-containing protein, with translation MTRFLRPLTFGGLIALLVSLGPMTAQASGLGLFGPRETTYITPIETVSVVPTVSSYVIPTTSVVSTSYLVPTTSVVYRPARYTLAPTIYRPASTTVLPTSYLVGSSFLQPTRYYTSDVVATSFVPTSVLSATRFVSPSSVVYPSSFVYPSSIVYPSSVVYDAPIIDSGAPIYVDRPSAPAVTSGPQGQSEPGLSIEQNRQRGNPPGVGRAPALENQPIDPRPEPEPTPSEPARTIEPEPLSPPDLPAPSDDGSIEGIGPLPSLPFEEFRESRRPAFSGNVPGSTLAAATRLVQGRVRDEDTGRPVAGAVVRFSNTIATFAERQAVTNDRGEFQLAEFLPDGDWSIVVSGTNGEAPTRTYPLITVMSGRIYDRLGRDYSKLVLDY, from the coding sequence ATGACCCGGTTCCTCCGCCCACTCACGTTCGGAGGGCTGATTGCCCTGCTGGTGAGCCTTGGGCCAATGACGGCCCAGGCCAGCGGACTCGGGCTGTTCGGTCCGAGAGAGACCACCTACATCACTCCGATCGAAACCGTCTCGGTGGTCCCAACGGTTTCGTCGTATGTGATTCCGACGACGTCAGTTGTGTCGACATCGTACCTGGTTCCGACCACGTCCGTGGTGTATCGCCCAGCACGTTACACACTGGCGCCAACGATTTATCGCCCAGCGTCGACGACCGTGTTACCGACCAGCTACCTGGTGGGCAGTTCGTTCCTTCAACCCACTCGATACTACACGAGCGATGTCGTTGCCACATCGTTCGTACCGACTTCGGTGCTCTCCGCGACGCGGTTTGTTTCTCCCTCAAGCGTGGTTTACCCCTCAAGCTTCGTCTACCCGTCGAGCATCGTGTACCCGTCCAGTGTGGTTTACGATGCTCCGATCATTGACTCGGGCGCCCCGATTTACGTGGATCGTCCTTCGGCCCCCGCGGTGACCTCAGGGCCCCAAGGTCAGTCGGAACCGGGCCTGTCGATCGAGCAGAACCGTCAGCGGGGCAATCCGCCGGGCGTCGGTCGGGCACCCGCCCTGGAGAACCAGCCGATTGATCCTCGTCCCGAGCCCGAACCCACGCCGAGTGAGCCGGCTCGCACGATCGAACCTGAGCCGCTGAGTCCTCCGGATCTCCCGGCTCCGAGCGATGACGGGTCGATCGAGGGAATTGGTCCCTTGCCGTCGCTGCCGTTTGAAGAGTTTCGGGAATCGCGGCGACCGGCCTTTTCGGGAAACGTGCCGGGATCGACCCTCGCCGCGGCCACCCGACTGGTTCAGGGACGCGTTCGTGATGAAGACACCGGCCGACCGGTTGCCGGGGCGGTGGTAAGGTTCTCCAACACGATCGCGACCTTCGCCGAACGTCAGGCTGTGACCAATGATCGCGGTGAATTCCAGCTTGCGGAATTCCTGCCCGATGGCGACTGGTCGATTGTCGTCTCCGGAACCAACGGGGAGGCCCCGACCCGGACTTACCCTCTGATTACGGTCATGAGTGGCCGTATCTACGATCGACTGGGACGTGATTATTCGAAGCTGGTACTCGATTACTGA